A genomic region of Caenorhabditis elegans chromosome V contains the following coding sequences:
- the srr-2 gene encoding Gustatory receptor (Confirmed by transcript evidence) has product MPVSLESPEAPLLKPNIFGFFRYLLRVSPYNCSRSNPIRFLFVIFSLLSFLALIFRAYWMFFQISSTILSLGWAERNLYAFISMESFSCVIALYRMTTVGSLEKFEQSLANLKRMRVTGYHESHDEYGKLRLKIFLLKTPIPVFFIATAIYLVVKQKIIVDTTTHNNWYYFFDAGVMALCAYVNFLFLPIHALIQNAIAREFHVFNEELEGASKNKELLNPAIFQTFADRQIKMFEYTNALTTRLMPFMSSAPFLILTALANVTFIFTNLGSLIDTYYYICMIGLMICCIIISSNLMYPPALVQEAMLHTSTVLMDDQYVHHSKDPQIYTTYRSMVDRSINNRTVNLVVQIFSVNRKNIERAYFVITNIVLLMTVFYNILDRLPVVN; this is encoded by the exons atgcCCGTATCACTTGAAAGCCCAGAAGCCCCACTTTTAAAGCCGaatatttttggctttttccgTTACTTGCTCCGTGTTTCCCCTTACAATTGCTCCCGGAGCAACCCTATACGGTTTCTAttcgtgattttttctttgctATCGTTTTTGGCATTGATTTTCCGCGCTTATTGGATGTTTTTTCAGATTAGTTCTACG attttatccCTCGGCTGGGCTGAAAGAAACCTCTACGCCTTTATATCAATGGAATCCTTTTCCTGTGTCATTGCTCTTTACCGAATGACAACCGTCGGCTCACTGGAAAAATTCGAGCAAAGTTTGGCCAACTTGAAGAGAATGAGA GTCACTGGGTACCATGAGAGTCACGATGAGTACGGCAAGcttcggctgaaaatttttcttctcaaaactCCGATTCCTGTGTTTTTCATTGCCACTGCTATTTATTTGGTTGTTAAGCAAAAGATTATAGTTGATAC CACAACTCACAACAACTGGTACTACTTTTTCGACGCAGGAGTCATGGCTCTTTGTGCATACGTGAACTTTCTTTTCCTGCCAATTCATGCATTAATACAAAATGCAATTGCTAGAGAATTCCATGTTTTCAATGAGGAATTGGAAGGTGCATCGAAGAATAAGGAATTGTTG AACCctgcaattttccaaacatttgcCGACCGTCAGATCAAAATGTTCGAATACACAAATGCACTAACCACCCGGCTTA tgccTTTCATGAGTTCTGCTCCGTTTTTAATATTGACTGCTCTGGCTaatgtaacttttattttcacaaa tttgggCTCCTTAATAGACACATACTACTACATTTGTATGATTGGATTAATGATTTGTTGCATTATAATTTCTTCTAATTTGATGTATCCACCAGCTTTGGTTCAAGAAGCG ATGCTCCACACCTCCACAGTCCTTATGGACGACCAGTATGTCCATCATTCCAAAGATCCACAAATCTACACTACCTACCGCAGTATGGTGGATCGATCAATCAATAATCGCACAGTCAACCTAGttgtccaaattttcagtgtgaatcggaaaaatattgagaGAGCTTATTTTGTTATAACTAATATTGTGTTGCTTATGACCgtgttttataatattttggaTAGACTTCCAGTTGtgaattaa
- the nhr-79 gene encoding Nuclear hormone receptor family member nhr-79 (Confirmed by transcript evidence), with protein MVRGKCMVCDSPNATNYHFGAQSCKACAAFFRRSIAMDQCYECLGDGVHSCKIDHTLRLNCRHCRLKKCQKAGMMRDLVQAKREIKSDKGKNSRNSSQSEDFFSPPPEQPGPSNYFDQFPWQASENEMDPYPSSPKIRKMSENLMGIDELQQFIQIPAGVDDFPDIFTDSDEIRSRMTSISEASAYVTGMEEEERLFGLAGLYTEQVINLNMRRRITYTDRLLGSVFDAPCVCPYDKADLKLFDHRTYRQKNRNDYTMILDYINRFPEFESLSKSEKTVLFRTAAAVDVLLDQSYYSQVIFPTEDVLVTANGEYLPMNPMPKVENQRDSGNFHSDEDYDRFKMLTSMKVRQWLHVCEPMKKLDMSLAEFSLFKALTIWHYNYYKLQCTGKQICSRQRDDIFRTLLLICDDEGHDSALIRASEIVLAVGIAMAEVHEMVTSYIEITVYDVLDDPILKDMLKFQY; from the exons ATGGTGCGTGGGAAGTGTATGGTGTGTGACTCCCCGAATGCTACAAACTACCATTTTGGAGCACAATCCTGCAAG GCTTGTGCTGCGTTTTTCCGTAGAAGTATTGCCATGGATCAGTGCTACGAGTGTCTCGGAGATGGGGTACATTCCTGCAAAATTGACCACA ctCTCCGCCTCAATTGCAGGCATTGTCGActtaaaaaatgccaaaaagcAGGAATGATGAGGGATT tggttCAAGCAAAACGAGAAATCAAATCTGATAAAGGAAAAAACTCGAGAAATTCTTCACAATCCGAAGATTTTTTCTCTCCGCCACCTGAACAGCCAGGACCTTCAAATT atttcgaTCAATTCCCATGGCAAGCATCGGAAAACGAAATGGATCCGTACCCATCGTCAccaaaaatacggaaaatgagtgaaaatcTGATGGGAATCGATGAGCTCCagcaatttattcaaattcccgcCGGTGTCGACGATTTTCCGGATATTTTTACGGATTCTGATGAGATTCGATCGAGAATGACGTCGATATCAGAAGCTTCtg cctaCGTCACTGGAATGGAGGAAGAAGAGAGGTTATTCGGATTGGCCGGTCTTTACACGGAGCAAGTGATTAATTTGAATATGCGTAGGCGGATAACATATACCGACAGGCTTTTAGGATCAGTTTTCGATGCTCCGTGTGTTTGT cCGTACGACAAAGCTGATCTGAAACTATTCGACCATCGGACCTATCGGCAGAAGAATCGGAATGATTATACAATGATTTTAGATTATATCAATCGATTTCCAGAATTCGAGAGTTTGTCCAAGTCGGAGAAG ACCGTCCTATTTCGAACCGCCGCCGCAGTCGACGTGCTTTTGGACCAATCCTATTATAGTCAAgt AATCTTCCCGACAGAAGATGTGCTAGTCACCGCAAATGGCGAGTACCTTCCAATGAATCCAATGCCGAAGGTCGAAAATCAAAGGGACAGCGGGAATTTCCATTCGGATGAGGATTACGATAGGTTCAA aatgcTCACTTCGATGAAGGTCCGGCAGTGGCTTCATGTTTGTGAACCGATGAAAAAACTGGACATGTCGCTGGCCGAGTTTTCATTGTTCAAAGCTCTGACTATCTGGCACTATA actactacaaactacagtgtACCGGCAAGCAAATATGCTCCAGACAACGAGATGACATTTTCCGAACTCTTCTACTAATTTGTGATGACGAGGGTCATGACAGCGCACTTATCCGTGCATCGGAAATTGTACTGGCAGTGGGGATCGCAATGGCCGAGGTTCACGAAATGGTGACGTCATATATAGAGATTACGGTGTACGATGTGTTGGATGATCCGATTTTGAAGGATATGCTCAAGTTTCAGtattga
- the nhr-79 gene encoding Nuclear receptor domain-containing protein (Confirmed by transcript evidence), which produces MVRGKCMVCDSPNATNYHFGAQSCKACAAFFRRSIAMDQCYECLGDGVHSCKIDHTLRLNCRHCRLKKCQKAGMMRDLVQAKREIKSDKGKNSRNSSQSEDFFSPPPEQPGPSNYFDQFPWQASENEMDPYPSSPKIRKMSENLMGIDELQQFIQIPAGVDDFPDIFTDSDEIRSRMTSISEASAYVTGMEEEERLFGLAGLYTEQVINLNMRRRITYTDRLLGSVFDAPCVCPYDKADLKLFDHRTYRQKNRNDYTMILDYINRFPEFESLSKSEKNLPDRRCASHRKWRVPSNESNAEGRKSKGQREFPFG; this is translated from the exons ATGGTGCGTGGGAAGTGTATGGTGTGTGACTCCCCGAATGCTACAAACTACCATTTTGGAGCACAATCCTGCAAG GCTTGTGCTGCGTTTTTCCGTAGAAGTATTGCCATGGATCAGTGCTACGAGTGTCTCGGAGATGGGGTACATTCCTGCAAAATTGACCACA ctCTCCGCCTCAATTGCAGGCATTGTCGActtaaaaaatgccaaaaagcAGGAATGATGAGGGATT tggttCAAGCAAAACGAGAAATCAAATCTGATAAAGGAAAAAACTCGAGAAATTCTTCACAATCCGAAGATTTTTTCTCTCCGCCACCTGAACAGCCAGGACCTTCAAATT atttcgaTCAATTCCCATGGCAAGCATCGGAAAACGAAATGGATCCGTACCCATCGTCAccaaaaatacggaaaatgagtgaaaatcTGATGGGAATCGATGAGCTCCagcaatttattcaaattcccgcCGGTGTCGACGATTTTCCGGATATTTTTACGGATTCTGATGAGATTCGATCGAGAATGACGTCGATATCAGAAGCTTCtg cctaCGTCACTGGAATGGAGGAAGAAGAGAGGTTATTCGGATTGGCCGGTCTTTACACGGAGCAAGTGATTAATTTGAATATGCGTAGGCGGATAACATATACCGACAGGCTTTTAGGATCAGTTTTCGATGCTCCGTGTGTTTGT cCGTACGACAAAGCTGATCTGAAACTATTCGACCATCGGACCTATCGGCAGAAGAATCGGAATGATTATACAATGATTTTAGATTATATCAATCGATTTCCAGAATTCGAGAGTTTGTCCAAGTCGGAGAAG AATCTTCCCGACAGAAGATGTGCTAGTCACCGCAAATGGCGAGTACCTTCCAATGAATCCAATGCCGAAGGTCGAAAATCAAAGGGACAGCGGGAATTTCCATTCGGATGA